One Phaseolus vulgaris cultivar G19833 chromosome 11, P. vulgaris v2.0, whole genome shotgun sequence genomic window carries:
- the LOC137826728 gene encoding senescence-specific cysteine protease SAG39-like, producing the protein MVTKIHLCHISLAMLFCMAFCALQVTSRTLQDASIYERHEEWMARYSRVYKDPQEKEKRFKIFKQNMNYIEAFNNAANKPYKLAINQFADLTNEEFIAPRNRFKGHMCSSIIKTTTFKYENVTSVPSTVDWRQKGAVTPVKDQGQCGCCWAFSAVASAEGIHQLTTGKLISLSEQELVDCDTKGVDQGCEGGLMDDAFKFIIQNNGLNTEANYPFKGVDGTCNAKAASSHAATIRGYEDVPANNEKALQKAVTNQPVSVAIDASGSDFQFYKSGVFTGSCGTELDHGVTAVGYGVSDDGTEYWLVKNSWGTEWGEEGYIRMQRGVDSEEGLCGIAMQASYPTA; encoded by the exons ATGGTTACCAAAATTCATTTGTGTCATATTTCACTTGCAATGCTTTTCTGCATGGCGTTCTGCGCTTTACAAGTCACATCTCGCACTCTGCAAGATGCCTCCATCTATGAGAGGCATGAGGAATGGATGGCTCGTTATTCCAGAGTCTACAAGGACCCTCAAGAAAAGGAAAAGCGTTTCAAGATATTCAAGCAAAATATGAATTACATTGAAGCCTTCAACAATGCAGCCAATAAACCTTACAAGCTAGCCATTAATCAATTTGCAGACCTCACCAACGAGGAGTTCATAGCACCAAGAAATAGATTCAAGGGGCACATGTGTTCCTCAATCATAAAGACAACCACTTTTAAGTACGAAAATGTGACATCAGTACCATCCACAGTGGATTGGAGGCAAAAGGGTGCGGTAACACCGGTCAAGGACCAAGGCCAATGTG GTTGTTGCTGGGCGTTTTCTGCTGTTGCATCGGCAGAAGGAATTCATCAACTCACCACTGGAAAATTGATTTCTTTGTCTGAACAAGAACTTGTTGATTGTGACACAAAGGGTGTGGACCAAGGTTGTGAAGGTGGTCTTATGGATGATGCTTTCAAATTCATCATCCAAAATAACGGACTCAATACTGAAGCCAATTACCCTTTCAAGGGCGTTGATGGAACCTGCAATGCAAAGGCGGCATCTAGTCATGCAGCTACCATTCGAGGCTACGAGGATGTCCCAGCCAACAATGAGAAGGCACTGCAAAAAGCTGTAACCAATCAACCAGTTTCTGTAGCAATTGATGCTAGTGGCTCTGACTTTCAATTTTACAAGAGTGGTGTCTTCACTGGTTCATGTGGAACAGAGTTGGATCACGGTGTCACTGCAGTGGGATATGGCGTCAGCGATGATGGAACTGAGTATTGGTTGGTTAAGAACTCATGGGGAACTGAGTGGGGTGAAGAAGGCTACATTAGGATGCAAAGGGGTGTAGATTCTGAAGAAGGACTGTGTGGCATAGCCATGCAAGCATCGTACCCCACtgcataa